Proteins from a genomic interval of Microbacterium esteraromaticum:
- a CDS encoding ATP-dependent DNA ligase, with protein MGKFVYESSVKTEIEDRALTHVQMVMTAKLRRGEPFPFSWREDASVGGGRTTVWVQPSSSLVFKYYGSRQPEINRAWIEALAFTANSPTGLRVVPEPPEEPTVHVEG; from the coding sequence ATGGGCAAGTTCGTCTACGAGAGCAGCGTCAAGACCGAGATCGAGGACCGGGCTCTCACCCACGTGCAGATGGTCATGACGGCCAAACTGCGGCGCGGGGAGCCGTTCCCGTTCAGCTGGCGTGAAGACGCCAGCGTCGGCGGAGGACGCACGACCGTGTGGGTTCAGCCGAGCAGCTCGCTGGTGTTCAAGTACTACGGCAGCAGGCAGCCCGAGATCAACCGCGCGTGGATCGAGGCACTGGCGTTCACCGCTAACTCGCCCACCGGCCTGCGCGTCGTGCCCGAACCGCCCGAGGAGCCGACCGTACACGTCGAGGGGTGA
- a CDS encoding cation:proton antiporter, with amino-acid sequence MEESALSLVLIPLLAVLAPLLGRAIGPIMRVPVVVFELLLGILVGPAVFGWVHPNEFIGMFSEFGLAMLFFLAGSEIDFATIGRRPLARASLGWALSIVLGLGVGFLLVPGEGMIVIAIALSSTALGTLMPILRDAGELTTPFGRAVTVIGTVGEFLPLIAISIFLGVRSASVATVVLLLFVVLALLAVFAARRIPHGRLHAFVSATLHTSAQFGVRFLLLLIAALVALSLWLDLDILLGAFVAGTVWRIVISSADEEDAAQVDSKIEGIAFGFLVPIFFIYTGVTFDLEALLESPLATALVPVLLLAMLIIRGTAAQFSASDGMGMRDRSALAFLAATGLPIIVAVAAIGVDRDLIGSHIAAALIGAGMLSVLLYPLIGMTLRGDRAAVQARAGSESQGEL; translated from the coding sequence GTGGAAGAGAGCGCACTCAGTCTGGTCCTGATCCCGCTGCTCGCGGTGCTGGCACCACTTCTCGGGCGGGCGATCGGGCCGATCATGCGCGTGCCCGTCGTCGTCTTCGAGCTGCTGCTCGGGATTCTAGTTGGGCCGGCGGTGTTCGGATGGGTGCATCCGAACGAGTTCATCGGGATGTTCTCGGAGTTCGGGCTCGCGATGCTCTTCTTCCTCGCCGGATCCGAGATCGACTTCGCCACGATCGGCCGCCGACCGCTCGCCCGTGCGTCACTCGGGTGGGCACTGAGCATCGTGCTCGGACTCGGTGTCGGATTCCTGCTCGTCCCGGGCGAGGGCATGATCGTCATCGCGATCGCCCTCAGTTCGACGGCGCTGGGAACCCTGATGCCGATCCTGCGCGACGCCGGCGAGCTGACGACGCCCTTCGGGCGGGCCGTCACAGTGATCGGTACCGTGGGCGAGTTCCTGCCGCTGATCGCGATCTCGATCTTTCTCGGCGTGCGTTCGGCGTCGGTCGCCACGGTCGTGCTGCTGCTGTTCGTCGTGCTGGCGCTGCTGGCCGTCTTCGCCGCGCGCCGCATTCCGCACGGCAGGCTGCACGCCTTCGTGAGTGCGACCCTACACACGTCGGCGCAGTTCGGTGTGCGCTTCCTGCTGCTGTTGATCGCCGCGCTGGTCGCGCTCAGCCTGTGGCTCGACCTCGACATCCTGCTCGGGGCGTTCGTCGCCGGAACCGTATGGCGCATCGTCATCTCCAGCGCCGATGAAGAGGATGCCGCCCAGGTCGACAGCAAGATCGAGGGGATCGCGTTCGGGTTCCTGGTGCCGATCTTCTTCATCTACACCGGAGTGACGTTCGACCTGGAAGCACTTCTGGAGTCTCCGCTGGCGACCGCGCTCGTGCCGGTGCTGCTGCTCGCGATGCTGATCATCCGCGGCACGGCAGCCCAGTTCTCAGCATCCGACGGCATGGGGATGCGCGACCGGAGCGCTCTCGCGTTCCTCGCGGCGACGGGGTTGCCCATCATCGTCGCGGTCGCGGCGATCGGCGTCGATCGCGACCTGATCGGGTCGCACATCGCCGCGGCGTTGATCGGTGCGGGGATGCTGTCTGTGCTGCTGTACCCGCTGATCGGCATGACGCTGCGCGGCGACCGCGCCGCCGTCCAGGCCCGCGCCGGATCCGAATCGCAGGGGGAACTGTGA
- a CDS encoding NAD(P)H-dependent flavin oxidoreductase, whose translation MTDLRDLLGIRHPIVLAPFGGLSSVPLTAAVSAAGGLGSYGLYGYDGKRIRETAAALRAATDAPFALNIWLPTGDEVAPTTAHDAYAMALRPYFDAVGLELPPRPERYLPSLDEQLDAIWDAAPAALSVVFGVPPRALVDEAQRRGIRVIGTATTVAEARALEAGGADAIVATGAEAAGHRVSFLRPAEESLVGLFALLPQVADAVSVPVIAAGGVADRRGVAAAFALGAAGVQVGTSFLATAESAANDAHRAAIRTTSADASVLTRAMSGRLARGARNRVVAEIEASDAIAPFPAQNWLTGRFRAVAGERGIGELQSLWLGQSAPLARGETAREVFAELAAGLPA comes from the coding sequence GTGACTGATCTGCGCGACCTGCTCGGCATCCGGCATCCGATCGTCCTGGCACCGTTCGGCGGGCTCTCATCGGTGCCGCTCACGGCCGCCGTCAGCGCGGCCGGTGGTCTCGGCTCGTACGGTCTCTACGGTTATGACGGCAAGCGCATCCGTGAGACGGCCGCGGCGCTGCGCGCGGCCACCGACGCACCCTTCGCGCTGAACATCTGGTTGCCGACCGGCGACGAGGTCGCGCCCACCACGGCGCACGATGCGTACGCGATGGCCCTGCGGCCGTACTTCGACGCGGTAGGGCTCGAGCTGCCGCCGCGCCCCGAGCGGTATCTGCCCTCGCTCGATGAGCAGCTCGACGCCATCTGGGATGCCGCGCCGGCCGCCCTGAGCGTCGTCTTCGGTGTGCCCCCGCGCGCGCTCGTCGATGAGGCGCAGCGTCGGGGCATCCGCGTGATCGGAACGGCGACGACGGTCGCCGAGGCCCGCGCGCTCGAAGCGGGCGGGGCGGATGCCATCGTCGCGACCGGCGCCGAGGCCGCAGGACACCGGGTGTCGTTCCTGCGCCCGGCGGAGGAATCGTTGGTGGGGCTGTTCGCGCTGCTGCCGCAGGTGGCGGATGCTGTCAGCGTGCCGGTCATCGCGGCCGGCGGCGTCGCCGACCGGCGCGGCGTGGCCGCGGCGTTCGCGCTCGGCGCGGCGGGCGTGCAGGTGGGGACGTCGTTCCTCGCGACCGCCGAGTCGGCGGCGAACGACGCGCACCGCGCGGCGATCCGCACGACGAGCGCGGATGCCAGTGTGCTCACCCGTGCCATGAGCGGGCGGCTCGCCCGCGGGGCGCGAAACCGCGTGGTCGCCGAGATCGAGGCATCCGATGCCATCGCGCCCTTCCCGGCGCAGAACTGGCTCACGGGGCGCTTCCGCGCCGTCGCCGGCGAGCGAGGCATCGGAGAGCTGCAGTCGCTGTGGCTGGGGCAATCGGCGCCGCTCGCGCGCGGCGAGACCGCCCGTGAGGTGTTCGCCGAACTGGCGGCCGGGCTGCCCGCCTGA
- the purU gene encoding formyltetrahydrofolate deformylase, translating into MPHTDTARLLIACDDQPGIVAAVAGTLAEHGANIISLDQHSTDDEGGRFFQRTVIHLDGLAAKRPALEASLAGVAERFGMDWSLHDTAKRKRVAIFVSKYDHCLLELLWRTQRGELDIDVTMVVSNHPDLAASVRSFGVPFVHIPSGSDAEAKASMEARQLELLQGNVDLVVLARYMQILSDDFIERVGAPVINIHHSFLPAFIGANPYARAKERGVKLIGATAHYATADLDEGPIIEQDVTRVTHAESSAELQRRGADVERYVLARAVKWHAEDRVIVHGRSTVIL; encoded by the coding sequence ATGCCGCACACCGACACCGCACGCCTTCTTATCGCCTGCGACGACCAGCCGGGTATCGTCGCCGCCGTCGCGGGAACGCTGGCCGAGCACGGTGCGAACATCATCTCGCTCGATCAGCATTCGACCGATGATGAGGGCGGGCGCTTCTTCCAGCGCACGGTGATCCACCTCGATGGCCTGGCGGCGAAGCGCCCTGCTCTGGAGGCCTCACTCGCCGGTGTCGCCGAGCGCTTCGGCATGGACTGGTCGTTGCACGACACGGCAAAGCGCAAGCGCGTGGCGATCTTCGTGTCGAAGTACGACCACTGCTTGCTGGAGCTGCTGTGGCGCACGCAGCGCGGCGAGCTCGACATCGACGTGACGATGGTGGTCTCGAACCACCCCGACCTGGCAGCGTCGGTGCGCTCGTTCGGGGTGCCGTTCGTGCACATTCCCTCCGGGTCGGATGCTGAGGCGAAGGCCTCAATGGAGGCTCGCCAGCTGGAGCTGCTGCAGGGCAACGTCGACCTGGTGGTTTTGGCGCGGTACATGCAGATCCTCAGCGACGACTTCATTGAGCGCGTCGGTGCGCCGGTGATCAACATCCACCATTCGTTCCTGCCGGCGTTCATCGGGGCGAACCCCTATGCGCGGGCCAAGGAGCGGGGCGTGAAGCTGATCGGCGCGACGGCGCACTACGCCACGGCCGACCTCGACGAGGGGCCGATCATCGAGCAGGACGTCACTCGCGTCACGCACGCCGAGTCGTCGGCCGAGTTGCAGCGCCGCGGCGCCGATGTCGAACGGTACGTGCTCGCCCGCGCCGTGAAGTGGCACGCCGAGGATCGCGTGATCGTGCACGGCCGCTCCACAGTCATCCTCTGA